The following coding sequences lie in one Calidithermus timidus DSM 17022 genomic window:
- a CDS encoding HEPN domain-containing protein, with translation MKLFDQEEYARWWGQAKHPLASARRDAQAGDFDWASFKAQQAGEYALKGLLRGLGQPAYGHALLRLLEALAGAGVEAPEALWEAARELDPHYIPARYPDAFPSGSPFQFYSRKRAEAALEAAQSVLEWVEEVRGCA, from the coding sequence GTGAAGCTATTCGACCAGGAGGAGTACGCCCGCTGGTGGGGCCAGGCCAAGCACCCCCTGGCCTCGGCCCGGCGCGACGCCCAAGCGGGCGACTTCGACTGGGCCAGCTTCAAGGCCCAGCAAGCAGGCGAGTACGCCCTCAAGGGCTTATTGCGGGGGTTGGGGCAACCTGCTTACGGCCATGCCCTGCTGCGGCTGCTAGAGGCATTGGCCGGGGCAGGAGTGGAAGCGCCCGAGGCCCTCTGGGAGGCCGCGCGGGAACTCGACCCGCACTACATCCCGGCCCGCTACCCGGATGCTTTTCCGTCGGGGAGCCCATTTCAGTTTTACTCGCGCAAGCGGGCCGAGGCCGCCCTGGAAGCAGCCCAAAGCGTGCTGGAATGGGTAGAGGAGGTGCGAGGCTGTGCTTGA
- a CDS encoding nucleotidyltransferase domain-containing protein: protein MLETALAWREVERDALLEQARRFARQVRERLGEARIWVYGSVARGDFNLESDVDLLVVSPHLPPDPLERQRFLTGLAWGRLEARGLLPDELAHLQAKGALAFLEEGLEV from the coding sequence GTGCTTGAAACTGCCCTGGCCTGGCGAGAAGTCGAACGCGATGCCCTACTCGAGCAGGCCCGCCGCTTTGCCCGGCAAGTGCGCGAGCGGCTGGGTGAGGCCCGGATCTGGGTGTATGGCTCGGTGGCGCGGGGGGATTTCAACCTGGAAAGCGATGTGGACCTGCTGGTGGTTTCGCCTCACCTGCCCCCCGATCCCCTCGAGCGTCAGCGCTTTCTGACCGGCCTGGCCTGGGGGCGGCTCGAGGCCCGGGGATTATTGCCTGACGAACTCGCTCATCTCCAGGCCAAGGGGGCGCTGGCTTTTTTGGAAGAGGGGCTCGAGGTCTAG
- a CDS encoding PulJ/GspJ family protein, producing the protein MTLVELLLAIAVASLLVAGAVRLMTVSSDQQQAVLQGADLQAELRRANSTVQQVLAERPFLLPLRGAPAGFEFLQGLPESRFQVLGVSATGLSVRFLNPSYDPRALRRVVVVDTGGNGYVYTLSRVTALDAATGLYSLEGTACAVPGGRGLRGVGATLARLGSGAALNTFAGSGSLGAGQLFFQQEDGAPEALMSAAAPNLRYVYRAPDGQTLYRETPLLFEQSGGQRYDLAGLSLSFELRSGQNTKEARRSLESDLLFQADAGLGLRRLDCSAAGPPPLAAGDWQVKVIGLDPGVEASVPIDGPGGFNRTLTAAAVLSGLQQGVYRLSANGVVHPALPFVRYRLTAPPEGRSLEVEVGGANRPVTTVAYTRLRGRLRVQVTSQPTGNPPRNLPQPVTLQAEGTFARYNPSLPEGTQVLEVEPGRYTLTWLELSDPSGLGKWVPDRAAGYSVDVPSEGEADGGVVRYSFKPYPYKLRLTLEYQGADVPSAEPIVCIQPSDEISGSIPPEAEIRDCLWR; encoded by the coding sequence GTGACCCTGGTAGAGCTGCTGTTGGCAATCGCTGTGGCCAGCCTGTTGGTGGCCGGAGCGGTGCGGCTGATGACGGTCTCCTCCGATCAGCAGCAAGCGGTGCTGCAGGGCGCCGACTTGCAGGCCGAGCTGCGCCGGGCCAACAGTACCGTGCAGCAGGTGCTGGCCGAGCGCCCCTTCCTGTTGCCGTTGCGGGGGGCTCCGGCGGGCTTCGAGTTCCTCCAGGGCCTGCCCGAGAGCCGCTTCCAGGTGCTGGGAGTGAGCGCCACCGGTCTCAGCGTGCGCTTTCTCAACCCCTCCTACGACCCCCGGGCCCTGCGTCGGGTGGTGGTGGTGGACACGGGGGGCAACGGCTACGTCTACACCCTCTCCCGGGTGACCGCCCTGGACGCCGCCACCGGCCTGTACAGTCTGGAGGGTACGGCCTGCGCCGTGCCGGGCGGACGGGGCCTGCGGGGGGTGGGGGCTACCCTGGCCCGGCTGGGTAGCGGGGCGGCCCTCAACACCTTTGCCGGGAGCGGCAGCCTGGGAGCCGGGCAGCTCTTCTTCCAGCAGGAGGACGGCGCTCCCGAGGCGCTGATGAGCGCGGCCGCCCCGAACCTGCGCTACGTCTACCGGGCCCCGGACGGCCAGACCCTCTACCGCGAGACCCCGCTCCTCTTCGAGCAGTCGGGGGGACAGCGCTACGACCTGGCCGGCTTGTCCCTCTCCTTTGAGCTTCGCAGCGGCCAGAACACCAAGGAGGCTCGCCGCTCCCTGGAGAGTGACCTGCTCTTCCAGGCCGATGCCGGGCTGGGCCTGCGCCGCCTGGACTGCAGCGCCGCCGGGCCCCCGCCCCTGGCCGCCGGGGACTGGCAGGTGAAGGTGATCGGCCTGGACCCGGGGGTGGAGGCCTCGGTGCCCATCGACGGCCCCGGCGGCTTCAACCGCACCCTGACCGCCGCCGCCGTCCTCTCCGGCCTGCAACAGGGGGTCTACCGCCTCTCGGCGAACGGCGTGGTGCACCCTGCCCTGCCCTTCGTGCGCTACCGCCTGACCGCTCCCCCCGAGGGCCGCAGCCTGGAGGTGGAGGTGGGCGGGGCCAACCGGCCGGTCACCACCGTGGCCTATACCCGGCTGCGGGGCCGTTTGCGGGTGCAGGTGACCAGCCAGCCGACGGGCAATCCGCCGCGCAACCTACCGCAACCGGTCACCCTCCAGGCGGAGGGCACCTTTGCCCGCTACAACCCCTCCTTGCCTGAAGGGACGCAGGTGCTCGAGGTGGAGCCGGGACGCTACACCCTCACCTGGCTCGAGCTGTCCGACCCCTCCGGCCTGGGCAAGTGGGTCCCCGACCGCGCTGCCGGCTACAGCGTGGATGTGCCCAGCGAGGGCGAGGCCGACGGAGGGGTGGTGCGCTACAGCTTCAAGCCCTACCCTTATAAGCTGCGCCTCACCCTGGAGTACCAGGGCGCCGACGTTCCTTCGGCAGAGCCTATAGTCTGCATACAGCCCAGCGATGAGATCTCAGGCTCGATCCCTCCCGAAGCCGAAATCAGGGATTGCCTGTGGAGGTGA